The genomic stretch GTTTAAAGGAAATTGATCCGGAATACATCGTGCCCACCCACTGTACGGGCCGAAAGGCCATCATGCACATTGAGAAAGAGATGCCAGACAAGTTTCTTCTTAACATGTCTGGCACGAAGCTCACTTTCGCTGCATGAAAAAGAAAAATTAGAAAAATAGCAGAGGACGAAACATGTACCCTTTTGCAGCATTCGTCTGGAAAATCTACACCCTCGTGACTTGACATAAGGCCGTCCTTGATTATTATTGTTACTACAGGTAGATCCTAATAGCTTCATCTATCTTTTATGATAGTTTGCCTCAACCCTAGCGTTTTAGGACATATCTCGGGAAAAAATGCAGCCGTTTTGAGTCTGACGAGGTGTTACACAGGTATCCGTACTCATGAAATACAATATTGCCTTGGAGAGTTTTGAGAGCGTTTCTTCTTACTGGCTCGATTCTCATCATCCTTTGCAGTGGAATAGCGTTTTTGTGTTGCCTGGCTGGCTGCAGGTTTGGTGGTCAGAATTCGGAGCGGCGTCCAGCCTTTATTTACGCTCAATTAAGCAGGGAGAAGACGTGATCGGTATTGCCCCGCTCCTGATGAACGGGGGAAGCGCTTCCTTTATCGGCAGCGCTGATATTTGTGATTACCAAGATTTTGTTATCGCGCCGGGAAAGGAACAGGACTTCTTTAATGCCTTGCTTGATGATTTAGATCGGCAAGGTGTGACGCGCCTGGATTTGAGGCCTCTGCGCCCTGATTCCACGGTGCTTGCCTCTCTTGCGAACCTGGCTCGCGACCGGGGATGTCAGGTTTCTTGCGAGCCGGACGGTGTGACGCTGGAATTGGATTTGCCTTCTCGCTGGGACGAATACTTACAGACATTAAAGGGAAAACAACGTCATGAAATAAGG from Deltaproteobacteria bacterium encodes the following:
- a CDS encoding GNAT family N-acetyltransferase; its protein translation is MKYNIALESFESVSSYWLDSHHPLQWNSVFVLPGWLQVWWSEFGAASSLYLRSIKQGEDVIGIAPLLMNGGSASFIGSADICDYQDFVIAPGKEQDFFNALLDDLDRQGVTRLDLRPLRPDSTVLASLANLARDRGCQVSCEPDGVTLELDLPSRWDEYLQTLKGKQRHEIRRKLRRLEEAAEINYRVVEDPEAVKDNMDIFLDFFRESRKDKTAFMTAQMESFFRALASALAEFQILKLCFLELDTKPSAAVMCFDYNDTLYLYNSGYDLQFGALSVGVICKILSIKESIKKGKKKYDFLKGAEAYKHHLGGKEVPLSRCQILLS